The Hydrogenispora ethanolica genome has a segment encoding these proteins:
- a CDS encoding nucleoside recognition domain-containing protein — protein sequence MNNGEIDFNQIMSKAQILRNQLGAVRDQVVKDIYQQAQEIAGKVVRGQNLKRDLDQKIDNVVTSKIFGFPLMIALLGLVFWLTISGANVPSEMIANVLFGFQDKLTELFRWAGAPAWLHGVLVLGMYRGLAWVVSVMLPPMAIFFPLFTFLEDLGYLPRVAFNLDKFFKKAGAHGKQVLTMCMGFGCNAAGIIACRIIESPRERMIAILTNNFVPCNGRFPTLIAMAAVFMGAFVSGYNSFAASGLVAVVVVLGVLITLSVSWLLSKTLLKGIPSTFTLELPPYRIPKVGSLLIRSVLDRTLFVLMRAVVVAAPAGAITWILANIHIGDLSIIGYLAGWLQGFGQLLGLDGFIILAFLLGLPANEIVVPILMMCYMSQGAMLELDSIDALRRLLINNGWTWLTALNMILFSLLHFPCATTLLTIRKETQSVKWTLLAALIPTGVAVLVCFLIAQIARALGLV from the coding sequence ATGAATAATGGAGAGATTGATTTCAATCAGATCATGAGCAAGGCCCAAATCCTCCGGAATCAATTGGGCGCCGTAAGGGATCAGGTTGTAAAGGACATTTACCAGCAAGCCCAGGAGATTGCCGGGAAAGTCGTAAGGGGCCAGAACCTCAAGCGCGATCTGGACCAGAAGATCGATAACGTCGTTACATCGAAAATCTTTGGGTTTCCATTAATGATTGCTTTACTGGGTCTGGTTTTCTGGTTGACAATTAGCGGAGCAAATGTTCCTTCTGAAATGATCGCCAATGTCCTCTTTGGATTTCAAGATAAATTAACCGAGCTTTTCCGGTGGGCGGGTGCGCCAGCATGGCTGCATGGCGTTTTAGTTTTGGGTATGTATCGTGGCTTAGCCTGGGTGGTATCGGTGATGTTGCCGCCGATGGCCATCTTCTTCCCGCTTTTTACATTCCTTGAGGATCTGGGCTATCTCCCCCGGGTCGCTTTCAATCTGGATAAATTCTTTAAAAAAGCGGGCGCCCACGGAAAACAGGTACTCACCATGTGCATGGGATTTGGGTGCAACGCGGCGGGGATCATTGCCTGCCGGATTATCGAGTCTCCCAGGGAGCGGATGATCGCGATCCTGACCAACAATTTCGTGCCGTGCAACGGACGGTTTCCGACACTGATCGCCATGGCGGCGGTGTTTATGGGGGCATTCGTGAGCGGTTACAACAGTTTCGCCGCGTCGGGGTTGGTAGCCGTGGTCGTTGTCCTGGGAGTTCTGATTACCTTATCGGTATCGTGGCTTTTGTCAAAAACCTTGTTGAAAGGGATTCCTTCCACATTTACCTTGGAGCTCCCGCCCTATCGGATACCGAAAGTAGGGTCGTTGCTAATCCGTTCCGTGCTAGACCGGACGCTGTTTGTCTTAATGAGGGCCGTTGTCGTAGCGGCGCCGGCCGGCGCGATAACTTGGATACTGGCCAATATTCATATCGGGGATCTCAGCATTATCGGGTACTTGGCAGGCTGGCTCCAAGGCTTTGGGCAGCTGCTTGGATTGGATGGTTTTATTATCCTGGCTTTCTTATTGGGCTTACCCGCCAATGAAATTGTTGTGCCCATTCTAATGATGTGTTACATGTCTCAGGGAGCCATGCTCGAGCTGGACAGTATTGATGCCCTGCGCCGGCTCCTGATCAATAACGGGTGGACCTGGTTGACCGCCTTGAATATGATCCTTTTTTCGCTGCTGCATTTTCCCTGCGCCACAACGTTGCTGACCATTCGCAAGGAGACTCAAAGCGTGAAATGGACATTACTGGCCGCGTTAATTCCCACCGGAGTGGCGGTTCTGGTCTGTTTCCTCATCGCGCAGATTGCGCGGGCGTTGGGGTTGGTTTAG
- a CDS encoding FeoB small GTPase domain-containing protein, with the protein MMGLTAQSSGIHAFLEELNQSSVKADAIIALAGNPNTGKSTVFNGLTGLNQHTGNWPGKTVILARGNYQHRNKNITLVDLPGTYSLLANSADEQVARDFICFGNPDATVVVADATCIERNLNLVLQVMEVTTKTILCVNLIDEAKRKNIAIDCSGLEKILGIPVIPAVARDKVGLTELKDAIHKVAIEKKPICPHPLIYNESIENAINQLQNDVETLLQGKFNSRWAAMRLLDGDATMITEMLHHLKKDQRQEPLAIRRGEAHCYE; encoded by the coding sequence ATGATGGGGCTTACAGCCCAGTCCAGCGGCATCCATGCTTTTCTGGAGGAACTCAATCAGTCATCGGTCAAGGCCGATGCCATCATTGCCTTAGCAGGCAATCCGAATACGGGAAAAAGCACGGTTTTTAACGGCTTAACTGGACTCAACCAGCATACGGGCAATTGGCCCGGAAAAACCGTAATTTTAGCCAGGGGCAATTATCAGCATCGCAACAAGAATATCACCTTGGTGGATCTGCCGGGAACTTACTCGCTCCTCGCCAACTCGGCCGACGAACAAGTGGCCCGTGACTTTATTTGTTTTGGGAATCCCGACGCCACCGTGGTGGTTGCGGACGCCACCTGTATCGAACGCAACCTAAACTTGGTTTTACAGGTCATGGAGGTCACCACGAAAACGATTCTCTGTGTCAATCTCATCGATGAGGCAAAACGGAAAAACATTGCAATCGACTGTTCCGGGCTGGAAAAGATCCTGGGCATTCCGGTTATCCCGGCGGTAGCCAGGGATAAAGTTGGACTGACAGAATTGAAAGACGCCATCCACAAAGTGGCCATCGAAAAGAAACCAATTTGCCCGCACCCATTGATTTATAATGAAAGCATTGAGAATGCCATAAACCAACTCCAAAACGACGTCGAAACTTTGCTGCAGGGGAAGTTCAATAGCCGTTGGGCGGCAATGCGTCTCTTGGATGGCGATGCGACGATGATTACGGAGATGCTCCATCATCTGAAAAAGGATCAGCGTCAAGAACCACTCGCCATCCGGCGCGGGGAGGCTCACTGTTATGAATAA
- a CDS encoding FeoA family protein, with translation MSVAEFELTCLPMGKIAQVIHVGSEGATRNRLLDLGLVPSTIVEAIRKSPAGDPVAYMIRGAVIALRSEESRQIKVRSIN, from the coding sequence ATGAGTGTGGCCGAATTTGAATTAACCTGTCTGCCAATGGGAAAGATAGCGCAAGTGATACATGTCGGCTCAGAGGGAGCGACTCGGAATCGCCTTTTGGATCTGGGCCTGGTGCCATCGACAATCGTGGAAGCAATCCGGAAAAGTCCGGCCGGGGATCCAGTAGCCTATATGATTCGCGGAGCGGTCATCGCCTTGCGCTCGGAGGAGAGCCGTCAAATTAAGGTTCGTTCCATAAATTAA
- a CDS encoding YibE/F family protein — protein MVTLILAALSTIFTIFFVSGINQKTVAAVIGTISGVVTAGFLAWHFGNMILLTGYSDESVQMLQYTSTAANFKGLLFSGIVIGALGAIMDISVSIASSITEIKQSNPQISFNSLIASGFRVGKDAISTMTNTLILAYVGSSFPLLMLYQIHHTPYDKIINNDAVASEIVRMFAGSIGLLAAVPITVFISAFLSYNDS, from the coding sequence ATGGTTACATTAATATTAGCGGCCCTTTCCACTATTTTTACTATCTTTTTTGTAAGCGGAATCAATCAGAAGACAGTAGCTGCCGTCATCGGCACAATCAGCGGTGTTGTCACTGCCGGCTTTTTAGCGTGGCATTTTGGGAATATGATTTTATTGACGGGTTATAGCGACGAATCCGTCCAAATGTTGCAATACACATCTACTGCTGCCAATTTTAAGGGCTTACTCTTCTCCGGAATTGTGATCGGCGCTTTGGGCGCCATTATGGATATTTCAGTTTCGATTGCTTCATCCATCACCGAGATAAAACAGTCTAACCCTCAAATCAGCTTCAACTCCCTTATTGCCAGTGGTTTTAGAGTGGGGAAAGACGCGATTAGTACGATGACCAATACATTAATCCTGGCTTATGTGGGCAGTTCGTTCCCGCTTTTGATGTTGTATCAAATACACCACACCCCTTATGACAAAATCATCAATAACGATGCCGTGGCGTCGGAAATCGTCCGGATGTTTGCCGGGAGTATCGGATTATTGGCTGCCGTTCCCATCACAGTCTTTATTTCCGCCTTTTTAAGTTATAATGATTCTTGA
- a CDS encoding sulfatase-like hydrolase/transferase, with protein sequence MSKPDLLVFMSDEHTPGFSSYEGGPARTPNMEKLCENGTSFAAAYTSCPLCVPARISMLMGKLPTKTGVFSNDGAIPETSATFLHSLVAAGYETVLIGRMMFVGTNQRHGFTKRLVGDMSPVTWNRPMQKLKAERGVTQSGFADPWCLNVAGGGDSPVMEYDKDVVRAALAYLGQDHEKPQCIVVGVYAPHFPYIAPVENYLYHKERMKVPDSFRNVPEYLNPVLMERVLDVPEEVMIRARAAYFGLIENCDANLGLVRDAFNQYLERNNREGVFTYLSDHGDQAGERKIFGKETHFETAARIPFIVAGKGIKKGLKINTPVSIMDLGPTLCELAGTNPPPVQDGRSLVPELTGNENDKDRAVLCEAINTVIPGFSEAMLEKYAAKIKELTSLMPHSVENSTIPGFEKILSRHILRTGGNPDEIGLQTVVSRMVRKGKYKYITYIGYEEYDLLFDLSGDPEEKYNIAAQHPDIVQEMKEIARKDWDPETVVQNHQNYLTNIALVKRWEREAGGDDSERWSKNPERARVMPKVI encoded by the coding sequence ATGTCAAAACCGGATTTGTTAGTCTTTATGAGCGATGAACACACCCCCGGGTTCTCCTCATATGAAGGAGGGCCGGCCAGAACTCCCAATATGGAGAAACTATGTGAGAATGGCACCTCTTTTGCGGCGGCTTATACCTCCTGCCCCTTATGCGTGCCGGCCAGGATCTCCATGTTGATGGGCAAGTTGCCCACAAAGACGGGAGTATTCTCCAATGACGGCGCGATTCCGGAAACTTCGGCGACTTTTTTGCATTCACTGGTCGCCGCCGGATATGAGACGGTGCTCATCGGCCGGATGATGTTCGTCGGGACCAACCAGCGCCACGGTTTTACGAAGAGACTGGTAGGGGACATGTCGCCTGTCACTTGGAACCGGCCCATGCAAAAGCTGAAGGCGGAAAGAGGTGTCACTCAATCGGGCTTTGCTGATCCATGGTGTCTGAACGTGGCCGGCGGAGGGGACTCGCCGGTTATGGAGTATGATAAAGACGTGGTCCGCGCGGCATTGGCATATCTGGGCCAGGATCATGAGAAGCCGCAATGTATTGTTGTCGGCGTCTATGCCCCGCATTTCCCATATATTGCACCGGTCGAGAATTACCTCTACCATAAGGAAAGAATGAAGGTTCCGGACTCCTTCAGGAACGTTCCGGAATATCTGAATCCGGTGCTCATGGAAAGGGTACTGGATGTACCGGAAGAGGTTATGATTCGGGCAAGGGCCGCCTATTTTGGCTTGATCGAGAATTGTGATGCCAATCTGGGATTGGTACGGGATGCCTTTAACCAGTATCTTGAAAGGAATAACCGGGAGGGCGTATTTACTTATCTTTCCGACCATGGCGATCAAGCCGGAGAACGGAAAATATTCGGCAAGGAAACCCATTTCGAGACCGCGGCCAGAATCCCGTTTATCGTAGCGGGAAAAGGTATCAAGAAGGGCCTCAAAATCAATACTCCGGTCAGCATCATGGATCTTGGACCTACCTTATGTGAGCTCGCGGGCACCAATCCTCCGCCGGTTCAGGATGGCAGAAGCCTTGTTCCTGAATTAACGGGCAATGAAAACGATAAGGACCGGGCTGTACTGTGTGAGGCAATCAATACCGTAATCCCGGGATTTTCTGAGGCGATGCTGGAGAAGTACGCCGCGAAGATCAAGGAATTAACCTCCTTGATGCCGCACAGTGTCGAAAATTCCACAATCCCCGGATTTGAGAAGATTTTGTCCAGACACATTCTGAGGACAGGGGGTAATCCCGATGAGATCGGGCTACAGACCGTCGTCTCCAGAATGGTCCGGAAGGGGAAATATAAATATATCACCTATATTGGTTATGAAGAATATGACTTGTTGTTCGACCTGAGCGGCGATCCGGAGGAAAAGTACAATATCGCGGCTCAACACCCGGATATCGTCCAAGAAATGAAAGAGATAGCCCGAAAAGATTGGGACCCGGAAACCGTGGTGCAAAACCACCAAAACTACCTGACCAATATTGCGTTAGTCAAACGATGGGAAAGAGAAGCCGGAGGGGACGATTCCGAAAGGTGGAGCAAAAATCCGGAGCGCGCCCGGGTGATGCCCAAAGTAATCTGA
- a CDS encoding sulfatase, which translates to MKAIVFLFDTLNRRYLPSYGNDWVHAPNFRRFAARSVIFDNHWVGSAPCVPARRDLFTGRLNFLERNWGPIEPFDYTLPQALRQHGIFTHMATDHYHYLRIGGENYCQQFDTWDCIRGQENDPWVSRVNKDELPLHLGKFTPQYGLNRMKFRHEQDYPGPMTLRAAAEWLENNRDADNYLLWVEVFDPHEPFDFPPEYLAQYDDRYAGPLYQWPEYKPVNVPSEALEHIRKRYAALLTMADHWFGKVLDVMDRQKLWDDTLVALTADHGYMLGEHGLMAKNYMPAYNEVFHIPLMLHLPGDQYSGSRVGALTQNIDLLPTLLEYFGIEARECPNKLHGGSWLSLVNAPSARIREYALYGYFGRDVNITDGRYSYFRAAVRKSNDPLYLYTAMPTTLNQYLNNSCLSDISKIETGRFLTWTSYPVFKIPGNVVRLQDQTQAFNRRSDLLERNLLFDIAKDYAQEHPSVDGAIEAQMVQALIGTLRKHDAPEEQLERLGLV; encoded by the coding sequence ATGAAGGCCATCGTATTTTTATTTGACACGCTTAACCGGCGGTACTTACCTTCCTACGGGAATGATTGGGTCCATGCGCCCAATTTTAGGCGATTCGCCGCACGGTCCGTGATTTTTGACAATCATTGGGTGGGTTCCGCCCCGTGTGTACCGGCCCGCCGCGACCTTTTCACCGGCAGGCTGAATTTTCTCGAACGGAATTGGGGACCGATTGAACCGTTTGATTATACGCTGCCGCAAGCCCTGCGGCAACATGGCATTTTCACCCATATGGCTACGGATCATTACCACTATTTGCGGATCGGCGGCGAGAATTATTGTCAGCAATTCGATACCTGGGACTGTATCCGCGGTCAGGAAAATGACCCTTGGGTATCCCGGGTCAATAAAGACGAACTTCCGCTGCACCTCGGGAAATTTACTCCTCAATACGGACTGAATCGGATGAAATTCCGTCACGAGCAGGATTATCCCGGACCCATGACCTTGCGGGCGGCTGCGGAGTGGTTGGAGAACAACCGGGATGCCGATAATTATCTCCTCTGGGTCGAAGTGTTCGATCCCCATGAACCGTTTGATTTCCCGCCGGAATATTTGGCGCAATACGACGATCGCTATGCCGGTCCGTTATATCAATGGCCCGAATACAAACCGGTTAATGTGCCGTCCGAGGCGTTGGAGCATATCCGGAAACGGTATGCGGCGTTATTGACCATGGCCGATCACTGGTTCGGCAAAGTGCTGGATGTGATGGACCGGCAGAAGCTGTGGGATGACACGCTGGTGGCCTTAACGGCGGATCACGGCTATATGTTGGGTGAGCACGGATTGATGGCCAAAAATTATATGCCGGCTTATAACGAGGTATTTCATATCCCTTTGATGCTGCATCTTCCCGGGGATCAATACAGCGGCAGCCGGGTCGGAGCGTTAACCCAGAATATTGATCTTTTGCCGACGCTGTTGGAGTATTTCGGAATTGAAGCGCGGGAATGCCCCAATAAACTTCATGGCGGTTCGTGGCTGTCATTGGTCAACGCACCTTCGGCACGGATTCGGGAGTACGCTCTTTACGGCTATTTCGGCAGGGATGTCAATATTACCGACGGACGGTATAGCTATTTCCGCGCCGCGGTCAGAAAGTCCAATGATCCGTTATATCTATACACCGCGATGCCGACCACGCTAAACCAATATTTAAATAACAGCTGCCTGAGTGATATATCCAAGATCGAAACCGGCCGGTTTTTAACCTGGACCTCTTATCCCGTTTTTAAAATTCCCGGCAACGTGGTGCGGCTTCAGGATCAAACTCAGGCATTCAACCGGCGGAGCGATTTGCTTGAGCGGAATTTATTGTTTGACATCGCAAAAGATTATGCGCAGGAACACCCGAGCGTCGATGGAGCGATCGAAGCGCAAATGGTCCAAGCTTTAATTGGAACGCTGCGGAAACATGACGCTCCGGAAGAGCAGCTGGAAAGGCTGGGCCTGGTCTGA
- a CDS encoding aldose 1-epimerase family protein, whose amino-acid sequence MEIYTLENDFLKMVVSKKGAELLEVIGKSDGYPYLWQGEPAFWGSRAPVLFPIIGNLNQGKYRYDGKEYRMQRHGFAAKSDFECWQNDADEISFSLTHSQATLSQYPFEFRLDVRYRLQNSTITTEYRVENTGSRQMWFSIGGHPGFHCSLNSEGKKAGRLIFERNETVNRLVNELGYLTGREEPFLSDQNIIDLATVDFDSNAKVYIMKNLTSEQVTLEDQKSGKQVRLRFPGFPYLGIWSPANQAPFVCIEPWYGITSVIADSADELEHKPGIQGLAPGECFICSYDITCL is encoded by the coding sequence TTGGAAATATACACATTGGAAAATGATTTTTTAAAGATGGTAGTTTCTAAAAAGGGGGCAGAGCTTCTTGAGGTAATCGGAAAATCCGATGGGTATCCATATTTGTGGCAGGGAGAACCGGCGTTTTGGGGGAGCCGAGCGCCGGTTCTCTTTCCGATCATCGGCAATTTAAATCAGGGAAAATATCGGTATGACGGAAAAGAATACCGCATGCAACGGCACGGCTTTGCGGCAAAATCGGACTTTGAATGCTGGCAAAACGATGCCGACGAAATCAGTTTTTCCTTGACCCATAGCCAGGCGACTTTATCTCAATATCCGTTTGAGTTCCGGCTAGACGTTCGTTACCGGCTGCAAAATTCAACGATAACCACGGAATATCGCGTGGAAAATACCGGTTCCCGGCAAATGTGGTTTTCGATTGGCGGACATCCCGGGTTTCATTGCAGTTTAAATTCGGAAGGTAAAAAAGCGGGCCGGTTGATTTTTGAGAGAAACGAGACAGTCAATCGCCTGGTGAATGAACTGGGTTATTTAACGGGCCGGGAAGAACCGTTTTTAAGCGATCAAAATATCATTGACCTGGCTACAGTCGATTTTGACAGCAATGCCAAGGTATATATCATGAAGAACCTTACATCAGAGCAAGTTACCTTGGAAGATCAAAAAAGCGGTAAACAGGTCAGACTGCGATTCCCGGGGTTCCCGTATTTGGGAATATGGTCGCCTGCCAATCAGGCGCCGTTTGTCTGTATAGAGCCTTGGTACGGCATCACCAGCGTCATTGCCGATTCCGCGGATGAATTGGAGCATAAACCGGGTATCCAAGGACTTGCTCCGGGAGAATGCTTTATCTGCAGTTATGACATTACCTGCCTGTAA
- a CDS encoding extracellular solute-binding protein: MMKKVLALILVLVSTLGLFFSESGIAQGAKKLDAATIKFWFPTEGTVNDAYFMDAVKEFEKMYPQIKVEITRLPTNNTDVELKLNAALLNNDYPDVFSSYLVFIGTRGSKGDFADLRPYLRQWSEKGDLMESALNVGAYKGKQYGIGYYPAPQILTYRTDYFKEAGLDPAKPPTTWEELRQYAYKLVKKDSSGAVIRSGYDVPAIDAETSLLAFMRQAGSLVIDERKEKTAFVNKKSADALEFMTSMKDQSIPYDGAKLDDFPFMKGNAAMCFINIGQISKLLAKDSSMSDKLAYAPVLKKNAKSAFCGYRLFTMGAKSKYKNQSWEFIKFMMSKEQMMKRAKEINIPVVRKSLEDDYIQLNPKLNKAIVEYTQYGKGMPVTSWSSIFTKFIRSAYEQVYTGRKTPMQALKEIDLSIKKELEGIFGK; encoded by the coding sequence ATGATGAAAAAAGTACTGGCTTTGATATTGGTATTGGTTTCGACGCTTGGGCTATTTTTCAGCGAATCAGGAATCGCTCAAGGAGCGAAGAAATTAGATGCGGCTACCATTAAGTTTTGGTTTCCAACCGAGGGAACGGTCAATGATGCCTATTTTATGGATGCAGTCAAAGAGTTTGAAAAAATGTATCCCCAAATCAAGGTGGAAATCACGAGATTGCCCACCAATAATACGGATGTTGAATTGAAATTAAACGCGGCACTGTTGAATAACGATTACCCGGATGTTTTCTCCTCGTATTTAGTATTCATCGGAACCAGGGGGTCGAAGGGCGATTTTGCCGATTTGCGTCCGTATCTCAGGCAATGGAGTGAAAAGGGAGATTTGATGGAAAGCGCGTTGAATGTCGGCGCCTATAAAGGAAAACAATATGGAATTGGTTATTATCCTGCTCCACAAATTTTGACTTACCGGACTGACTACTTTAAAGAAGCAGGCTTGGATCCGGCGAAACCGCCGACGACTTGGGAAGAACTCCGTCAGTATGCTTATAAGTTGGTCAAAAAAGACAGTTCCGGGGCTGTCATTCGTTCAGGATATGATGTGCCGGCGATTGATGCCGAAACCTCTTTACTGGCTTTTATGCGTCAGGCAGGCTCCTTGGTAATTGACGAGCGAAAAGAAAAGACCGCTTTCGTAAATAAAAAGAGTGCCGATGCCTTAGAGTTTATGACAAGCATGAAGGATCAGTCGATTCCCTATGATGGTGCAAAACTGGACGATTTCCCTTTCATGAAAGGAAATGCGGCGATGTGTTTTATTAACATCGGCCAAATCAGCAAGCTTTTGGCGAAAGATTCCTCGATGAGTGACAAATTGGCCTATGCGCCGGTTCTCAAGAAAAATGCCAAATCCGCTTTCTGTGGTTATCGCCTCTTTACCATGGGCGCGAAATCAAAATATAAGAACCAGTCCTGGGAATTTATCAAGTTTATGATGAGCAAGGAACAGATGATGAAGCGCGCCAAAGAAATAAATATCCCCGTTGTCCGCAAATCATTAGAAGATGATTACATTCAGTTAAATCCCAAATTAAATAAGGCAATCGTGGAATATACCCAATATGGAAAAGGGATGCCGGTTACATCTTGGTCTAGTATTTTTACCAAATTTATCCGGAGCGCTTATGAACAAGTATACACCGGTAGAAAAACGCCGATGCAGGCTTTGAAAGAAATCGATCTTTCCATAAAGAAAGAACTTGAGGGGATTTTTGGGAAATAA
- a CDS encoding carbohydrate ABC transporter permease, translated as MSKEMIKPQVKKVLLIGAMFLLSLIMLFPFMLMLSTSLKSGAELMEPAFRIIPKVWMFDNYRIAMQTGNWSLYFWNSFVVTGLSVLISLVINSTAGYAFARLKFKGRDFLFMVALVGMMVPQQVSMVPLFTILRKIPLVGGNDWFGNGGHGFINSYWGMILPYIGGAFGVFLFRQFFMNFPSSLDDAAKIDGLGRIKAFYYIYMPLSLPVFATLAALKTTQVWSEYIWPLIITQTDAMKTVQLALTVFRTENEVHWNLLMAATAVITLPLIAVFLGAQKYFVEGIASTGMK; from the coding sequence TTGAGTAAAGAGATGATAAAACCGCAAGTAAAAAAGGTATTGTTGATTGGCGCCATGTTCTTGCTTTCGTTGATCATGTTATTTCCGTTTATGCTAATGCTATCCACTTCTTTAAAGAGCGGTGCCGAACTGATGGAACCCGCGTTCCGAATCATTCCTAAGGTTTGGATGTTTGATAATTACAGAATTGCGATGCAGACTGGAAATTGGTCGTTGTATTTTTGGAATTCGTTTGTGGTCACCGGGTTATCGGTTTTAATCAGTTTAGTGATTAATTCCACCGCCGGGTACGCCTTTGCCCGATTGAAGTTTAAAGGCAGGGATTTTTTGTTTATGGTAGCGCTGGTCGGAATGATGGTACCCCAGCAAGTCAGTATGGTCCCCCTATTTACTATCTTGCGTAAAATCCCCCTCGTCGGTGGAAATGACTGGTTCGGTAATGGCGGACATGGCTTTATCAACTCTTACTGGGGCATGATTCTACCCTATATCGGCGGGGCGTTTGGTGTTTTTCTATTCCGGCAATTTTTCATGAATTTTCCCTCTTCTTTGGATGACGCCGCCAAGATCGACGGATTGGGAAGGATAAAAGCCTTTTATTATATTTATATGCCGCTCAGTCTCCCTGTTTTTGCTACTCTGGCAGCTTTAAAAACTACTCAGGTATGGTCGGAGTATATCTGGCCGCTGATAATCACGCAAACGGATGCCATGAAAACAGTACAGCTGGCTTTGACCGTGTTTCGTACGGAAAATGAAGTGCACTGGAATTTATTGATGGCAGCAACCGCGGTCATTACCTTGCCGCTAATCGCCGTCTTTTTAGGAGCGCAAAAGTATTTTGTCGAGGGGATCGCTTCCACCGGAATGAAATAG
- a CDS encoding carbohydrate ABC transporter permease, which translates to MEEDPVGYVLIAPFWLFTFCFVLAPIFANIYLSFTDYNLMQMNFVGWKNYLFMLHDETLKVSLLNSFYFTIFTLPLTMGLGLGIALFLKEKLFGLKFFRTSFYTPYVTSMVAASMIWLWMFEPSNGIFTRMVKIFGFPGQKWLFEPTTALGAIIVVSIWKAVGYYMVVYIAGLQSIPRYLYEAAKIDGASAWRRFWNITFPMLRPVTFFLFVTGFINNFRVFEQVQIMTNGGPMNATTTIVHQIYNRAFNEMALGYAAAEAVLLLIIVFAITVLNFKYGNQGNDLEAA; encoded by the coding sequence TTGGAAGAAGACCCGGTCGGTTATGTTTTAATTGCACCGTTTTGGCTGTTTACGTTTTGTTTTGTATTGGCGCCCATTTTTGCCAATATCTATTTAAGTTTTACGGATTACAATTTAATGCAAATGAACTTCGTGGGGTGGAAGAATTATCTTTTTATGTTGCATGATGAAACCTTAAAGGTATCTTTATTAAATTCTTTCTACTTTACAATTTTCACCTTGCCGCTGACGATGGGCTTGGGTTTGGGAATCGCACTTTTTTTAAAAGAAAAGCTATTCGGCTTAAAGTTTTTTCGAACCAGTTTTTACACGCCCTATGTCACTTCAATGGTCGCCGCTTCCATGATCTGGTTGTGGATGTTTGAGCCGTCGAACGGGATTTTTACCAGAATGGTCAAGATATTCGGTTTTCCGGGCCAAAAGTGGCTTTTTGAACCGACTACGGCGCTGGGCGCAATTATTGTCGTGAGCATTTGGAAAGCAGTGGGTTATTATATGGTGGTTTATATCGCCGGACTCCAGTCAATTCCGCGATATCTCTATGAAGCGGCTAAGATTGACGGCGCTTCCGCTTGGCGGCGTTTTTGGAATATCACGTTTCCAATGTTAAGGCCAGTTACTTTTTTCCTTTTTGTGACGGGTTTCATCAATAACTTTCGGGTTTTTGAGCAAGTGCAGATCATGACCAATGGGGGGCCGATGAATGCTACGACTACCATTGTCCATCAAATTTATAACCGTGCCTTCAACGAAATGGCCCTAGGTTACGCGGCGGCGGAAGCGGTCTTGCTCCTGATCATTGTTTTTGCGATTACTGTGCTCAATTTCAAATACGGCAATCAGGGCAATGATCTTGAAGCGGCATAA